In Massilia violaceinigra, one DNA window encodes the following:
- a CDS encoding (2Fe-2S) ferredoxin domain-containing protein: MRTHDRHVFMCVGPRCTENGVQAQAVFEHMGREIDAHPDLCVKRTRTHCMVACRNEGPIVVVYPEGVWYRRVDEAAAGRIVAEHLIGGAEVSDLIFHRIGEGDTIVADHDIT; encoded by the coding sequence ATGCGCACCCATGACCGGCACGTGTTCATGTGCGTCGGCCCGCGCTGCACCGAAAACGGCGTGCAGGCGCAGGCCGTGTTCGAACACATGGGGCGCGAGATCGACGCCCATCCGGACCTCTGCGTCAAGCGCACCCGCACGCACTGCATGGTCGCGTGCCGCAATGAAGGGCCGATCGTGGTGGTGTACCCGGAAGGCGTGTGGTACCGGCGCGTCGACGAAGCGGCAGCAGGGCGCATCGTCGCCGAGCACCTGATCGGCGGCGCCGAAGTGAGCGACCTGATTTTCCATCGCATCGGCGAAGGCGACACAATTGTGGCGGACCATGACATCACCTGA
- a CDS encoding CbtA family protein, with the protein MPLIRTAPAASLGTFNRIIASAAAAGILAGLLLTGVQQLQVAPIILQAEVFESAAPKALEQAAPHSHADATPHEHSHDAKPHEHAEEGAHEHGGWQPDDGFERTFYTAVANISAGVGFALLLAAAISLHGGASGWRVGLLWGAAGYTVFFVAPSVGLPPELPGTVAAPLLARQLWWTATVMASAGGLALLVFAKNWPLRIAGALLLFVPHLVGSPQPKIHSSSAPPELALSFLYATLLANAVFWVAMGALAGYFYKKFG; encoded by the coding sequence ATGCCACTGATCCGCACCGCGCCCGCGGCAAGCCTGGGCACCTTCAACCGCATCATTGCCAGCGCGGCGGCGGCCGGCATCCTGGCCGGCCTGCTGCTGACCGGCGTGCAGCAGCTGCAAGTGGCGCCCATCATCTTGCAGGCGGAGGTGTTCGAGAGCGCCGCGCCGAAGGCACTGGAGCAGGCCGCGCCGCACAGCCACGCCGACGCCACGCCGCACGAGCATAGTCACGATGCAAAGCCGCACGAGCACGCGGAAGAGGGCGCCCATGAACACGGCGGCTGGCAGCCGGACGACGGCTTTGAACGCACCTTCTACACGGCGGTGGCCAACATCAGCGCCGGCGTCGGCTTCGCGCTGCTGCTGGCAGCGGCAATCAGCCTGCATGGCGGCGCAAGCGGCTGGCGCGTGGGCCTGCTGTGGGGCGCGGCCGGCTACACGGTCTTTTTCGTGGCGCCCTCGGTCGGCCTGCCGCCCGAGCTGCCGGGCACCGTCGCGGCGCCGCTGCTGGCGCGCCAGTTGTGGTGGACCGCCACCGTCATGGCCAGCGCAGGCGGGCTGGCGCTGCTGGTCTTCGCCAAAAACTGGCCGCTCAGGATCGCCGGCGCCTTGCTGCTGTTCGTGCCGCATCTGGTCGGTTCGCCCCAGCCGAAAATTCATTCGAGCAGCGCACCGCCCGAGCTGGCGCTGAGCTTCCTGTACGCGACCTTGCTGGCCAATGCCGTCTTCTGGGTGGCCATGGGCGCGCTGGCGGGCTACTTCTACAAGAAATTCGGCTGA
- a CDS encoding CbtB domain-containing protein: MSPIRSFITTADEQVPFVSVKERIVQAMCAASLGIVLLYGAGFASMEALHNAAHDSRHSAGFPCH; encoded by the coding sequence ATGTCGCCGATCCGTAGCTTCATCACCACCGCCGATGAACAAGTCCCGTTTGTCTCCGTCAAAGAGCGCATTGTGCAGGCCATGTGCGCCGCCAGCCTTGGCATCGTGCTGCTGTACGGTGCCGGTTTCGCCTCGATGGAAGCGCTGCACAACGCGGCGCATGACAGCCGCCACTCGGCCGGCTTCCCATGCCACTGA